A single window of Luteipulveratus halotolerans DNA harbors:
- a CDS encoding DUF2339 domain-containing protein produces MTRRWIVSTALAVVAFLVASLAVSVALARPAHRGIGQPGPLVIVSMPSLTWADVSPEATPALWSLAQRGAVGNVATRAISAHSCSLHAWLTVSAGARATIGAGPGQTGPDGKVEPCNRMPAPTVVGEGARFQGWKKWRTISLKRPIPADIGLLATRLRERGSCVTGVGKGGAVGAADYNGFVARYYSSVAKADFTQCPVTMVSLSDKKDSALADLLPRLPAHTTVVVTGHADDTEPESMRAAVVAGPRTPKGLLRSPSTRQPGLLQNADLTAMALSRVDRDTSYILDGRKPGVQPQDDADRNIEHVRDVSQALYAEHRVVAPFFIRFVLAVVVASLAGLAMLASSRWRSWGRRWFVGVGAVTAAMPVSTFLVGMVPWWNSSRPGTALSLSIVGIAAVLATVAVCGPWRRWVAGPAILLAALTAVVIALDLTHGSPLQFVSIMGLQPVYGGRYYGMGNVGYALYASTSLLVAALLAGRWILRGERRLATLTVVVIGLATIIIDGYPAWGADAGGPLALLPAFAYLALNAAGLAVTWKRILVVGGATFLLVGGLGLLDYLRPPAYRTHLGDFVASLIEDGRLTSLQRNIRANWTMLTGNWINFFVPVLLLLTIYVLIARTSTLGRPVAEVTRRVRYLGHGLAAIAICWLIGFVSNDSGTAIPPSGMIVIAPLVIMIAASTGRLTPNDVPESAVTDQDVDDAPLATPVRAG; encoded by the coding sequence GTGACCCGCCGCTGGATCGTCTCGACCGCGTTGGCGGTCGTGGCGTTCCTGGTGGCGTCGCTGGCTGTCTCCGTGGCGCTCGCGCGACCCGCTCACCGGGGTATCGGCCAGCCCGGCCCGCTCGTCATCGTGTCGATGCCGTCGCTCACGTGGGCCGACGTCTCGCCCGAGGCGACGCCTGCGCTGTGGTCCCTCGCGCAGCGCGGTGCGGTCGGCAACGTCGCGACGCGCGCAATCTCGGCGCACTCGTGCTCGCTGCACGCCTGGCTCACGGTCTCGGCGGGTGCGCGCGCCACGATCGGCGCCGGCCCGGGCCAGACCGGACCCGACGGCAAGGTCGAGCCGTGCAACCGCATGCCCGCCCCGACGGTGGTCGGAGAGGGTGCCCGCTTCCAGGGCTGGAAGAAGTGGCGCACCATCTCGCTCAAGCGCCCGATCCCTGCTGACATCGGGCTCCTCGCGACCCGGTTGCGCGAGCGCGGCAGCTGCGTCACCGGCGTCGGCAAGGGCGGCGCGGTCGGGGCGGCCGACTACAACGGGTTCGTCGCCCGCTACTACTCCAGCGTCGCGAAGGCCGACTTCACCCAGTGCCCGGTCACGATGGTCTCGCTCAGCGACAAGAAGGACTCGGCTCTCGCCGACCTGCTGCCCCGGCTCCCCGCGCACACCACGGTCGTCGTCACCGGGCACGCCGACGACACCGAGCCCGAGTCGATGCGCGCCGCGGTCGTGGCCGGCCCGCGGACCCCGAAGGGCCTGTTGCGCTCGCCGTCGACCCGCCAGCCCGGCCTCCTGCAGAACGCCGACCTCACCGCGATGGCGCTCTCGCGCGTCGACCGCGACACGTCGTACATCCTCGACGGACGCAAGCCCGGTGTGCAGCCGCAGGACGACGCGGACCGCAACATCGAGCACGTCCGCGACGTCAGCCAGGCGTTGTACGCCGAGCACCGCGTCGTCGCGCCGTTCTTCATCCGCTTCGTCCTGGCCGTGGTGGTCGCCTCGCTCGCCGGGCTGGCGATGCTCGCCTCGTCCAGGTGGCGCTCGTGGGGACGACGCTGGTTCGTCGGCGTGGGCGCCGTGACCGCGGCGATGCCGGTCTCGACGTTCCTCGTCGGCATGGTCCCGTGGTGGAACTCCTCACGCCCCGGCACGGCGCTCAGCCTGTCGATCGTCGGCATCGCCGCGGTGCTCGCGACGGTGGCGGTGTGCGGTCCGTGGCGCCGCTGGGTCGCCGGGCCCGCGATCCTGCTCGCGGCCCTGACCGCCGTGGTGATCGCGCTCGACCTCACGCACGGCTCCCCGTTGCAGTTCGTCTCGATCATGGGGCTGCAGCCGGTCTACGGCGGCCGCTACTACGGCATGGGCAACGTCGGCTACGCGTTGTACGCGAGCACGTCGCTGCTCGTGGCCGCGCTGCTCGCCGGCCGGTGGATCCTGCGCGGCGAACGCCGGCTGGCCACGCTCACGGTCGTCGTGATCGGGCTCGCGACGATCATCATCGACGGCTATCCCGCGTGGGGCGCCGACGCCGGCGGGCCGCTGGCGCTGCTGCCGGCGTTCGCCTACCTCGCGCTCAACGCGGCGGGCCTGGCCGTCACCTGGAAGCGCATCCTCGTCGTCGGAGGCGCCACGTTCCTGCTCGTCGGCGGGCTGGGCCTCCTGGACTACCTGCGCCCACCGGCGTACCGCACGCACCTCGGTGACTTCGTGGCCTCGCTGATCGAGGACGGCCGGCTCACCTCACTGCAGCGCAACATCCGGGCCAACTGGACGATGCTGACCGGCAACTGGATCAACTTCTTCGTGCCGGTGCTGCTGCTGCTCACGATCTACGTGCTGATCGCGCGGACGTCGACGCTCGGCCGGCCGGTCGCCGAGGTGACCCGCCGGGTGCGCTACCTCGGTCACGGCCTCGCGGCGATCGCGATCTGCTGGCTGATCGGCTTCGTGTCCAACGACTCGGGCACCGCGATCCCGCCGAGCGGCATGATCGTGATCGCCCCGCTGGTGATCATGATCGCGGCGTCGACAGGGCGGTTGACCCCGAACGACGTCCCCGAGTCAGCGGTGACCGACCAGGACGTCGACGACGCACCTCTCGCCACACCAGTACGAGCAGGGTGA
- the pheA gene encoding prephenate dehydratase: MTAQDTPVRYGYFGPQGTFTQMALASWLDSDEAALAAATPFGTVALALDAVRAGEVDRVMVPIENSVEGGVAATLDALNGGEPLIIQGEVLVPITFVLAAPAGTDRSTIRGVGSHSHAWPQVRGWMAQHLPEASYVPTLSTAAAAEALASTGGDRPPYEAAVCAPMAAEVFGLDVLARDIGDNAAAVTRFVVVSRPGSVPEPTGADKTTVVMFQHDDHPGGLLELLEQFATRGINMTRLESRPTGAAMGSYCFSIDFEGHVSDERVGETLVGLKRVCADVRFLGSYARADRRPVQATPTTTDAAYADARAWLHSLRG, encoded by the coding sequence GTGACGGCCCAGGACACCCCCGTGCGCTACGGCTACTTCGGCCCGCAGGGCACCTTCACCCAGATGGCGCTCGCGTCGTGGCTCGACTCCGACGAGGCGGCGCTCGCCGCAGCGACCCCGTTCGGCACGGTCGCGCTCGCTCTCGACGCGGTCCGTGCCGGTGAGGTCGACCGCGTCATGGTCCCGATCGAGAACTCCGTCGAGGGCGGCGTGGCGGCGACGCTCGACGCGCTCAACGGCGGTGAGCCGCTGATCATCCAGGGCGAGGTGCTCGTCCCGATCACGTTCGTGCTCGCCGCGCCCGCCGGCACCGACCGGTCGACGATCCGCGGCGTCGGCTCCCACTCCCACGCCTGGCCCCAGGTCCGCGGCTGGATGGCGCAGCACCTGCCCGAGGCGTCGTACGTCCCGACCCTGTCGACGGCCGCCGCGGCCGAGGCGCTCGCGTCCACGGGAGGCGACCGGCCGCCGTACGAGGCCGCCGTGTGTGCGCCGATGGCCGCCGAGGTGTTCGGGCTCGACGTGCTCGCCCGCGACATCGGTGACAACGCCGCTGCTGTCACCCGGTTCGTCGTGGTGTCGCGGCCGGGCTCGGTGCCCGAGCCGACCGGCGCCGACAAGACGACCGTCGTGATGTTCCAGCACGACGACCACCCGGGTGGCCTGCTGGAGCTGCTTGAGCAGTTCGCGACCCGTGGCATCAACATGACCCGGCTGGAGTCACGCCCGACCGGTGCGGCGATGGGCTCGTACTGCTTCTCCATCGACTTCGAGGGGCACGTCAGCGACGAACGCGTCGGCGAGACGCTGGTCGGGCTCAAGCGGGTCTGCGCCGACGTGCGCTTCCTCGGCTCCTACGCCCGCGCCGACCGGCGCCCCGTCCAAGCGACGCCGACGACGACCGACGCGGCGTACGCCGACGCCCGCGCCTGGCTGCACTCCCTACGCGGCTGA
- a CDS encoding CatA-like O-acetyltransferase, whose translation MSTLRPIDLATWARRGHYEHYTRHPCTYAMTVELDATRLRAALRMTDRSTYAAHVWALATVVNRHDELRTDRDGDGRPAVWDVLHPAFTIFNEATETFACVCAEYDATFAAFHAQFVEVVAQHRSAPSLFPEPLPPNTFDVSSLPWTSFTGFNLNIDGGSGHLRPILTLGRYAERADRTLLPLAVQLNHAVADGFHAARLVNEVQDLFDDPTWLG comes from the coding sequence ATGAGCACTCTGCGTCCGATCGACCTCGCCACCTGGGCCCGCCGCGGGCACTACGAGCACTACACACGCCACCCGTGCACGTACGCCATGACCGTCGAGCTCGACGCGACCCGGCTGCGGGCAGCGCTGCGGATGACCGACCGGTCGACATACGCCGCGCACGTCTGGGCGCTCGCGACCGTCGTCAACCGGCACGACGAGCTGCGTACCGACCGGGACGGCGATGGGCGACCCGCCGTCTGGGACGTGCTGCACCCGGCGTTCACGATCTTCAACGAGGCGACCGAGACCTTCGCGTGCGTGTGCGCGGAGTACGACGCGACGTTCGCGGCCTTCCACGCGCAGTTCGTCGAGGTGGTCGCCCAGCATCGCTCGGCGCCTTCGTTGTTCCCAGAACCGTTGCCGCCCAACACTTTTGACGTGTCGAGCCTGCCGTGGACGTCATTCACCGGCTTCAACCTCAACATCGACGGCGGCTCGGGTCACCTGCGGCCGATCCTCACTCTCGGCCGGTACGCCGAGCGCGCCGACCGCACGCTGCTGCCCCTCGCGGTGCAGCTCAACCACGCGGTGGCCGACGGCTTCCACGCGGCCCGGCTGGTCAACGAGGTGCAGGACCTGTTCGACGACCCGACCTGGCTCGGCTGA
- a CDS encoding DUF2867 domain-containing protein produces the protein MRLPTTEHIRRPWRIHEIAPDFEVEDVWALPTPGGPDDLPRLIAQITSGGDWPDNAPLPVRFVWEARWKIGTVLRLDRKRDEVGSRVASLRDRLPADLAVVPRGPDFPTLPFTPVYELPDEWAAEMANRTVHTIMHIGWVADADADGGHRGQMAVLVKPNGRFGAAYMQLIKPFRYWLVYPALMKVIGRGWAAGRAASAEALA, from the coding sequence ATGCGACTGCCCACCACCGAGCACATCCGCCGACCGTGGCGGATCCACGAGATCGCGCCGGACTTCGAGGTCGAGGACGTGTGGGCGCTGCCGACGCCGGGCGGCCCGGACGACCTGCCGCGCCTGATCGCCCAGATCACCTCCGGCGGCGACTGGCCCGACAATGCGCCGCTGCCGGTGCGATTCGTGTGGGAGGCACGCTGGAAGATCGGCACGGTGCTGCGGCTCGACCGGAAGCGCGACGAGGTCGGCAGCCGCGTGGCGTCGCTGCGCGACCGGCTGCCCGCAGACCTGGCCGTGGTGCCGCGCGGGCCGGACTTCCCGACGCTGCCGTTCACGCCTGTGTACGAGCTGCCCGACGAGTGGGCGGCCGAGATGGCCAACCGCACGGTGCACACGATCATGCACATCGGCTGGGTCGCCGACGCCGACGCCGATGGCGGTCACCGCGGTCAGATGGCCGTCCTGGTCAAGCCCAACGGACGGTTCGGCGCGGCGTACATGCAGCTGATCAAGCCGTTCCGTTACTGGCTGGTCTACCCGGCCCTCATGAAAGTGATCGGCCGCGGGTGGGCAGCCGGTCGGGCGGCCAGTGCCGAAGCCCTCGCGTGA
- a CDS encoding TetR/AcrR family transcriptional regulator has protein sequence MPYRNNETAPVRGRPRDPDLDRRITAAVLEVLGEQGFEAVTFESVARRCQTSKASLYRRWPSKRDMVLAAVKDGPARQASTPIPVGACLRDDLLALVRRLAETMRSADTGTAFMLLQAGLEDPDLCDAIEEATGPTGARLPQHVIDAAVARGELPAGTNAFAYEEIVGSVLLLRRANGLAVTDEYLQALIDALVIPALTVSHRYSGLPAAIFSGHPTTQLASIPAAETSQEFS, from the coding sequence GTGCCGTATCGAAATAATGAAACCGCGCCTGTGCGGGGCCGCCCGCGCGACCCGGACCTCGACCGTCGGATCACTGCTGCCGTACTCGAGGTTCTGGGTGAGCAGGGGTTCGAGGCAGTCACGTTCGAGTCCGTTGCCCGCCGATGCCAGACCTCCAAGGCATCGCTGTACCGGCGCTGGCCCTCGAAGCGGGACATGGTGCTGGCCGCGGTGAAGGATGGCCCCGCCCGGCAGGCATCGACACCGATTCCCGTGGGGGCATGCCTGCGCGACGATCTCCTCGCGCTCGTGCGGCGGCTCGCCGAGACCATGCGCTCGGCAGACACCGGGACCGCGTTCATGCTGTTGCAGGCCGGCCTGGAAGATCCCGACCTGTGCGACGCCATCGAGGAAGCAACGGGTCCGACTGGCGCCCGGTTGCCACAGCATGTGATCGATGCCGCCGTCGCACGCGGGGAGCTACCTGCCGGGACCAACGCCTTCGCGTACGAGGAGATCGTCGGCTCGGTGCTGCTTCTTCGGCGGGCCAACGGGCTCGCCGTGACCGACGAATACCTGCAAGCCCTCATCGATGCGCTGGTGATCCCTGCCCTAACGGTCTCGCACCGTTACTCCGGGCTGCCTGCCGCGATCTTCTCCGGCCATCCCACCACCCAACTCGCCAGCATCCCCGCTGCCGAAACGTCCCAGGAGTTCTCATGA
- a CDS encoding alpha/beta fold hydrolase, producing MTSFTIDDFTYRRIAGADGVHLNVAVGGEGPAVVLLHGFPQTHYMWRHVARLLAQQYTVIVPDLRGYGDSDKPAAQDVNTYSKRTMGNDIITVVRELGFDSFGLVGHDRGALVAVRAGLDHPESIAFLGILDVLPTLDTWSVLQGVNAKVAWHLYLMAQPAGMPEKMIAAVAHEFYSSFLDAWDPLGIRSRLPSGTTTSRHRSRPRTRSWPTTERPRESTSTWTLPTASEASSCPCR from the coding sequence ATGACCAGCTTCACCATCGACGATTTCACCTACCGCCGCATCGCAGGCGCCGACGGCGTCCACCTCAACGTCGCCGTTGGGGGCGAGGGCCCGGCCGTGGTTCTGCTTCACGGGTTCCCGCAGACGCACTACATGTGGCGTCACGTCGCCCGACTGCTCGCCCAGCAGTACACGGTGATCGTCCCGGACCTGCGCGGCTACGGGGACAGTGACAAGCCGGCCGCCCAGGACGTCAACACGTATTCCAAGCGCACCATGGGCAACGACATCATCACTGTCGTCCGCGAGCTCGGATTCGACAGCTTCGGCCTCGTCGGCCACGACCGCGGCGCGCTCGTCGCCGTCCGCGCTGGCCTCGATCACCCCGAGTCCATCGCCTTCCTCGGCATCCTCGACGTTCTGCCCACCCTCGACACCTGGTCGGTTCTGCAGGGCGTGAACGCCAAGGTGGCCTGGCACCTGTACCTCATGGCCCAGCCCGCTGGGATGCCCGAGAAGATGATCGCTGCAGTCGCCCACGAGTTCTACTCCTCGTTCCTCGACGCCTGGGACCCGCTGGGAATACGTTCACGCCTTCCGAGCGGGACTACTACGTCCAGGCATCGATCGCGTCCACGGACTCGATCGTGGCCGACTACCGAGCGACCGCGGGAATCGACCTCGACATGGACGCTGCCGACCGCGAGCGAGGCGTCCAGCTGTCCATGCCGGTAG
- a CDS encoding IS481 family transposase — protein sequence MSHQNAALTPRHRLKVAKLVVEDGWPISEVAARFQVSWPTVKRWVDRYLVGESMYDRTSRPKTSPNETPKTVTKRCVSLRMRLREGPVQLAARLGIAPSTVHRILTTARLNRLSYVDRATGEPIRRYEHPHPGSLVHVDVKKIGNIPDGGGWRYVGRKQGEKNRAATPGKPRNQYGGPKLGYAFVHTVIDDHSRVAYSEVHDDETAITAVAVLHRAVGWFAERGVTIERILSDNGGAYRSHLWRDTCQALSITPKRTRPYRPQTNGKVERFHRTMADGWAYARCYTSEHERRDALPDWLHHYNEVRPHTACANQPPFSRLINVPGQYS from the coding sequence ATGTCTCACCAAAACGCCGCCCTCACTCCCCGCCATCGCCTGAAGGTCGCCAAACTCGTCGTCGAGGACGGGTGGCCGATCAGCGAGGTCGCCGCCCGTTTCCAGGTCTCCTGGCCGACCGTGAAGCGGTGGGTCGACCGCTACCTCGTCGGCGAGTCCATGTACGACCGCACGTCGCGCCCGAAGACGTCGCCGAACGAGACCCCGAAGACGGTGACGAAGCGGTGCGTCAGCCTGCGAATGCGATTGAGGGAAGGGCCAGTTCAGCTGGCAGCCCGACTCGGCATCGCCCCTTCGACGGTGCATCGAATCCTCACGACGGCACGCCTGAACCGGCTGTCTTACGTCGACCGGGCCACGGGCGAACCGATCCGCCGGTACGAGCACCCCCACCCCGGATCCCTCGTACATGTCGACGTGAAGAAGATCGGGAACATCCCTGATGGGGGCGGGTGGCGCTACGTCGGCCGCAAACAGGGCGAGAAGAACCGAGCCGCCACCCCAGGCAAGCCACGCAATCAGTACGGCGGCCCGAAGCTCGGGTACGCGTTCGTCCACACGGTCATCGATGACCACTCGCGTGTCGCGTACTCCGAGGTCCACGACGACGAGACCGCCATCACCGCCGTCGCCGTCCTGCACCGCGCTGTCGGCTGGTTCGCCGAGCGCGGCGTCACCATCGAACGCATCTTGTCGGACAACGGCGGCGCGTACCGGTCCCATCTGTGGCGTGACACCTGTCAGGCGTTGTCGATCACGCCGAAGAGGACCCGCCCGTACCGCCCCCAGACGAACGGGAAGGTGGAGCGCTTCCACCGGACCATGGCCGACGGGTGGGCCTACGCTCGCTGCTACACCAGCGAGCACGAACGCCGCGACGCACTGCCCGACTGGCTCCACCACTACAACGAGGTGCGTCCGCACACCGCGTGCGCCAACCAGCCGCCCTTCTCACGATTGATCAACGTCCCCGGTCAGTACAGCTAG
- a CDS encoding TetR family transcriptional regulator has translation MALPRTPRERWVEEGLRALADGGPDAVRIESLAQAIGVTKGGFYGYFGGRQALLDEMLDAWESSVSDDVIADVERQGGDARERLVRLFAVVSARRAVPTDITVDLAIRHWARRDGQVASRLRQVDDRRLAYLEQLLGEMYDDPAQVRARARLMFTSYIGEHFMVDRHRDDPEVAAATTRLLIG, from the coding sequence ATGGCACTGCCCCGCACGCCCCGCGAACGCTGGGTCGAGGAGGGGCTGCGCGCGCTCGCGGACGGCGGGCCCGACGCCGTACGCATCGAGTCGCTCGCCCAGGCGATCGGTGTCACCAAGGGCGGGTTCTACGGCTACTTCGGCGGACGGCAGGCCTTGCTGGACGAGATGCTCGACGCCTGGGAGAGCAGCGTCTCCGACGACGTCATCGCCGACGTCGAGCGGCAGGGCGGCGACGCCCGCGAGCGGCTCGTGCGCCTGTTCGCCGTCGTGTCGGCCCGCCGCGCCGTGCCGACGGACATCACCGTCGACCTCGCCATCCGGCACTGGGCGCGACGCGACGGCCAGGTCGCGTCGCGGCTGCGGCAGGTCGACGACCGACGCCTGGCCTACCTCGAGCAGCTGCTCGGTGAGATGTACGACGACCCGGCCCAGGTGCGCGCGCGGGCGCGGCTGATGTTCACGTCCTACATCGGCGAGCACTTCATGGTCGACCGGCACCGCGACGACCCGGAGGTCGCCGCGGCGACGACGCGGCTGCTCATCGGCTGA
- a CDS encoding PIG-L family deacetylase: protein MDGVTTIVFFHAHPDDESSQTSGAMARAAKEGHRVVVAYGTHGDHGEVPDDLAPGETLVDRRRAEAEASARAIGTQRIAWLGYADSGMTGWDQNNDPGCFHQAPLDEAAQRLAAVLDEEDADILTCYDWHGGYGHPDHVKVHQVGHRAAELAARRPRLLESTMNRDRMRMWSEAMKADGEEGFDPDGPMDDGNPMGTPEAEIHWEVDVSDFLDQRRAAMQAHASQVTDIGMFMAMPPEVFAAAFGTEFYIEPGRPAGLTKGWWLDS, encoded by the coding sequence ATGGACGGAGTGACGACCATCGTCTTCTTCCACGCACACCCCGACGACGAGAGCTCCCAGACCTCCGGAGCGATGGCCCGTGCCGCCAAGGAGGGCCACCGTGTCGTGGTCGCCTACGGCACCCACGGCGATCACGGCGAGGTCCCCGACGACCTGGCGCCCGGAGAGACCCTGGTCGACCGCCGCCGCGCCGAGGCCGAGGCCTCCGCCCGCGCGATCGGCACCCAGCGGATCGCCTGGCTCGGCTACGCCGACTCCGGCATGACCGGCTGGGACCAGAACAACGACCCCGGCTGCTTCCACCAGGCGCCGCTCGACGAGGCGGCCCAGCGGCTCGCGGCGGTCCTCGACGAGGAGGACGCCGACATCCTGACCTGCTACGACTGGCACGGCGGCTACGGCCACCCCGACCACGTCAAGGTCCACCAGGTCGGTCACCGTGCCGCCGAGCTCGCGGCTCGCCGGCCGCGGCTGCTGGAGTCGACCATGAACCGTGACCGCATGCGCATGTGGTCCGAGGCGATGAAGGCCGACGGCGAGGAAGGCTTCGACCCCGACGGCCCGATGGACGACGGCAACCCGATGGGCACGCCCGAGGCCGAGATCCACTGGGAGGTCGACGTCTCCGACTTCCTCGACCAGCGCCGCGCGGCCATGCAGGCGCACGCCAGCCAGGTCACCGACATCGGCATGTTCATGGCGATGCCGCCCGAGGTGTTCGCGGCGGCGTTCGGCACCGAGTTCTACATCGAGCCGGGCCGGCCGGCCGGGCTGACGAAGGGCTGGTGGCTCGACTCCTGA
- a CDS encoding S9 family peptidase → MPTTAPYGSWSSPITVQQLTAATVNLSSTRVDGNDVYWLEGRPEEQGRTVLVRRRAGSTVDVTPAPFDVRTMVHEYGGGAYDVRDGLVVFSDRADGRLRVVESGVEPRVITPYVGGPLLRYAALHLDLPRRRVLAVREDHRDDGEPRNEIVAVPLTGESEGEVLVTGHDFVAAPRVSPDGERLAWVTWEHPSMPWDSTTLWVGDAGAGQARVIDGGDGVSVSDIGWLSDGRLLYASDRSGFWNLTIDRQPVHQVDRDCADPAWQLGPPEWCELGDGRLLLREWHDASARLVTLDLATGGTSPVEVGGLASTTGPAVIGDDVVLVASYADRPGAVIRLDPASGSVETLRAARELPFDSDYLPRAEPVTWPGSEGADVHGFLYLPRNPDHAGPDDELPPLIVQSHGGPTGHVTPAMRVYFAFWTSRGFAVLDVNYGGSTAYGRAYRQRLQGNWGIVDVRDCASGAQAMADRGLVDSTRLAIAGGSAGGYTTLAALTFADVFSAGVSHYGIGDLETLARDTHKFESRYPDSLIGPYPEAQQTYRDRSPVHFVERIDSAMLLLQGADDKVVPPNQAIATADAVRAKGRPVALVMYEGEGHGFRRADSIQDAAKAELSYYAQVFGFTPADDIPVLAIDNLTPSDG, encoded by the coding sequence GTGCCCACCACTGCGCCGTACGGCTCCTGGAGCTCTCCGATCACCGTCCAGCAGCTCACGGCTGCGACCGTCAACCTGTCGAGCACCCGTGTCGACGGCAACGACGTCTACTGGCTCGAGGGGCGACCTGAGGAGCAGGGCCGCACGGTGCTCGTACGTCGACGTGCCGGCTCCACCGTCGACGTCACGCCCGCGCCCTTCGACGTGCGCACCATGGTCCACGAGTACGGCGGCGGCGCGTACGACGTGCGTGACGGACTCGTCGTCTTCTCCGACCGGGCCGACGGTCGGCTCCGTGTCGTCGAGAGCGGTGTCGAGCCGCGCGTGATCACACCGTACGTGGGCGGACCCCTCCTGAGGTACGCCGCCCTGCACCTGGACCTCCCGCGTCGCCGGGTGCTCGCGGTGCGCGAGGACCACCGCGACGACGGCGAGCCGCGCAACGAGATCGTCGCAGTGCCTCTGACCGGCGAGTCCGAGGGCGAGGTGCTTGTCACAGGCCATGACTTCGTCGCCGCACCGCGGGTGTCGCCGGACGGTGAGCGGCTCGCGTGGGTCACCTGGGAGCACCCGAGCATGCCGTGGGACAGCACGACACTGTGGGTCGGCGACGCGGGCGCCGGTCAGGCGCGGGTCATCGACGGGGGCGACGGCGTCTCCGTCAGCGACATCGGATGGTTGTCCGACGGCCGCCTGCTCTACGCGTCCGACCGCTCCGGTTTCTGGAACCTCACGATCGACCGGCAGCCCGTCCATCAGGTCGACCGCGACTGCGCCGACCCGGCCTGGCAGCTCGGTCCACCTGAGTGGTGCGAGCTCGGCGACGGCCGCCTGCTGCTGCGCGAGTGGCACGACGCGAGCGCACGCCTGGTCACTCTCGACCTCGCGACGGGCGGCACCAGCCCGGTCGAGGTCGGCGGGCTGGCCAGCACGACGGGTCCTGCCGTGATCGGCGACGACGTCGTCCTCGTCGCGTCGTACGCCGACCGGCCCGGTGCCGTCATCCGGCTCGACCCGGCGTCGGGCTCGGTCGAGACCTTGCGCGCTGCGCGCGAGCTGCCGTTCGACAGCGACTATCTCCCTCGGGCAGAGCCCGTGACGTGGCCGGGGAGCGAAGGTGCCGACGTGCACGGCTTCCTCTATCTGCCGCGCAACCCCGACCATGCCGGTCCGGACGACGAGCTGCCGCCGCTGATCGTGCAGTCGCACGGCGGGCCGACCGGCCATGTCACGCCGGCCATGCGCGTCTACTTCGCGTTCTGGACCAGTCGCGGATTCGCAGTGCTCGACGTCAACTACGGCGGAAGTACGGCGTACGGCCGTGCGTATCGCCAACGACTGCAAGGCAATTGGGGCATCGTTGATGTCCGCGACTGTGCGTCTGGCGCCCAGGCGATGGCCGACCGCGGGCTCGTCGACTCGACGCGGCTGGCGATCGCGGGCGGCAGCGCCGGGGGCTACACCACGTTGGCCGCGCTGACGTTCGCCGACGTGTTCAGTGCCGGCGTGAGCCACTACGGCATCGGCGACCTCGAAACGCTCGCACGCGACACCCACAAGTTCGAGTCGCGCTATCCCGACAGCCTGATCGGCCCCTACCCCGAGGCGCAGCAGACCTACCGTGATCGCTCGCCGGTGCACTTCGTCGAGCGCATCGACAGCGCGATGCTCCTGCTGCAGGGCGCTGACGACAAGGTCGTGCCACCCAACCAGGCGATCGCGACCGCCGACGCCGTACGCGCCAAGGGTCGCCCGGTCGCTCTGGTCATGTACGAGGGAGAGGGGCACGGGTTCCGTCGGGCCGACAGCATCCAGGACGCCGCGAAGGCCGAGCTGTCCTACTACGCACAGGTTTTCGGCTTCACGCCGGCGGACGACATCCCCGTGCTGGCCATCGACAACCTCACCCCGTCCGACGGCTGA
- a CDS encoding class I SAM-dependent methyltransferase, with the protein MRNGKPWNVNIHYDDRLAALVPPGAQRVLDVGCGDGFLAAQLATRVPRVVALDRDAGVLDRARERFADAEVVWVRGDATAPPYADATFDAVLSNATFHHLPDAAESLKTLAALVRPGGVLGIVGFARPGLRGLPAEAVTLAARGVANRRWGKWEHTAPIHWPPPHTYAELDAIARKTLPGGRSRRLLLGRHLLVWRRPEAS; encoded by the coding sequence ATGCGCAACGGGAAGCCGTGGAACGTCAACATCCACTACGACGACCGTCTCGCCGCGCTCGTCCCGCCCGGGGCGCAGCGTGTTCTCGACGTCGGGTGTGGTGACGGCTTCCTCGCCGCCCAGCTCGCGACGCGTGTCCCTCGCGTCGTCGCGCTCGACCGCGACGCCGGTGTGCTCGACCGTGCCCGCGAGCGGTTCGCCGATGCCGAGGTGGTCTGGGTCCGGGGAGACGCGACCGCCCCGCCGTACGCCGATGCGACGTTCGACGCGGTCCTGTCCAACGCGACGTTCCACCACCTGCCCGATGCGGCCGAGTCGCTGAAAACCCTTGCGGCTCTCGTGCGTCCGGGTGGAGTGCTCGGGATCGTCGGCTTCGCTCGACCGGGCCTGCGAGGGCTTCCGGCCGAAGCCGTGACCCTCGCCGCGCGCGGCGTGGCCAACCGGCGTTGGGGCAAGTGGGAGCACACGGCGCCCATCCACTGGCCGCCACCTCACACCTATGCCGAGCTCGACGCAATCGCACGAAAAACGTTGCCCGGCGGGCGTTCTCGTCGTCTGCTGCTTGGTCGGCACCTGCTCGTCTGGCGACGGCCGGAGGCGTCATGA